The region taaatatgaatcaaatctaatatttaaatctaatatctaacaaacttaaatatgaattaaatctaataattaaatctaataccatTAAAGCTCTAACTTAAATCTTTGTCTGTAACAAAAAGTTGTTAGACAGTTGTGAAAGTGTGGTTGATCACAACGAGCTACTAATACCATATTGAAAAAGAACTCACCATCTCAAATGGTGAGATTTTCATTAATGATTTTCTTATGGTTACAGTTGCAAGCATGTTGCATTTATACAAGAAATGCTTAACACCGGTATGACATCTAACAGCCTATAACAACTTATGTTAGTTTTTCCAATGCAACTAATAAGCTTTTGGCTTTTCATTTATTAGCTTCTAACATGACTTCCATTAACATACTTCTAACATCCGCACTTGCTAAAATGCTCTAAAATTCAATGGTTACAATTCTTTCACGATTTAGCAATGTTAAATTCTAAATACGTTTTAGTGTAAGCAACATCATGTTCTTAAATTCCTTGAAATCAAGCTTGCCATCTAAATTTGTGTCATATGAGTAAATCATTGATCTACAATCCTTTTCTTCACCCCACATGCCAAGCCTCTTCAACACACATTCCAATTCTTTACTAGTTATGAATCCATCTCCATCCAAATCAAACACCTTGAAAGCCTTCAAAAGGTCACTTTCTACCTCCTCAGTCTCATCACAATCTTTTCTCTCCCCGTTTATGGAGTCATAAAATAACATGAACTCACTCATGTCTAGACTCTTCACTCCCACTAGAGATTCAAGCTCCTCTATGCTAAACTTGAAACCTGTTCTTTTTAGTAACTGGTTCAGCTCCTCAAGGGTTACAAATCCGTCACTATTTAAATCTAGCTTCTTAAAAATCAGTTCTAACTCATTACGTGTTAAGGGACACATATTGGCCaaagattcaccaaaagggtaTAAAGGGTATATGAACATGATATGATGATTCTCTAAACACACATATATACTCATACGTGCAAGGGTTTAAATTAATTGCAGATAATATATTTGTAGGGACCATGTTATCATTCTAAAGTGAGAAATGTTCTAACAATATATTGACTAGAATTTTCTAGTGTAATCAGTTTTATCTAAATGGAAACTATACTTAGACTAGAATTTTCTAGTATACTTAATATTTATTCTATCTATTCATTGTATGTGTGGCCTTTAGTTTCTTACAACACATGATTCATGAATCACTCATGTACAGAGGTCTAGTTTGGGAATGATAAAGTGCACAAGTGAATTTTGTTTGTTTTCAATGTAAAAAATTGTTCCATTAAGCTGGTCAGTCCACCACACTTAAAATAACCTTGAACAAGAAAAAATCAACTCCATCATTGATTAAGAGATTAGCAGTTGATATTACACATAAATCGTAAGTAACGAATTCCGAATTCGTTAAAATAACTCCTGATTTTCTCACATTTATTTTTGGCTGAAAATGATTTTATCACTTTAGTTTACACTCTATTAACTTTttgatgagccaaattcaacAAAATTTACTATAAAATCAAAATGGGAAGAGATCAAGTATAATTAAGCATACGTTTAGCAGAATCTAAAGCGTTAACTAGAAGCATAGTAACTGTCATAGGTCCAACTCCACCAGGCACAGGAGTAATAACTGATGCCACCTTTATGACTTCTTCAAAGCATACATCGCCTACTAGACGATAACCATCCTCGCAGCTAGAATCCTGTCACATTTTATCCATAAAAATGGTTAACTGATACATTCAGCAGCAAGCAAAATATGGAGAAAAAATATATATCAAGTAGCAACTTGCAAGCTTACTTTTACAGGACTTGTTCCAACATCAATCACAGTTGCACCGGACTTTATCCAGTTCCCACGGACTAAGTTAGGAACTCCGGCAGCTGAAACTACAATATCAGCTTCTGATGTGGTCTGTTCAGGGTTTTCAGTATATGCATGTACGATGGTGACTGTTGCATGGTGTCTCTGCCAACGTAAAAAAAATTGTTCGCATTAAAAGAAAAATATGGTGAAACCACGATTTCATAATTTTTAATAGAGTTCAATTTATATGCATTGCCGGTGTAAAATTTTTTACGTACATCCAATCACATTTCACTAAGATAAGTACAAATGTTTTAGAAACGAATATAACAAAATGGCCTAATGATGAGATACAATTGAATATATGAAAAGAGCGTTTTTACAACGACGGTGCTTACGAATTAAATCATTTACCTGTAACAATAATGATGTTGGCAGACCAACAATATTACTTCTTCCTATCACCACGGCCCTCTTGCCTGCAATCTTAACTCCGGATCTGATCAACAACTCAATGCAGGCCTTTGGAGTACAAGGAATAAACAATGGTTCCCTTCCACTTAGAGCAAGCTCCCCCATATTAATAGGATGAAAACCATCCACGTCTTTTTCAAGACATACAGCATCCAAAAGTTTTTCCTCGTCCAGATGCTGTCTCAATCATTTTGCAACAAATCAATCACAATACAGCTCGAAATCCTGAACACGTGTGCCAATCTTCATTTATTTAACTATTTGTTATGAATGTACATCAGAGTCTGATAGGTCAACTTGTTATTcagaaaaataaaagaatatcCAAACTTCTTAGGGTTCTAATAGATAGGTTTACTTGGATGTGCTATCTCATTTGACCGGACAGAAAACAATTATGCTTTCATCTTATTATTCCCTCTTTACAAAATAATATTGAACCATAACCACTTACATACGTTGTTTCTAACAGGGTCTAATTCAAAATGTAAAACTAATGAAAGAGGAGAGTCTCGGTCGGTTTTTGTCTGTGAATAAAGTATAATTGATGGAGAAATGAAAAGTAAAAATAGATCATAGATTTGTGATGCCAATTACTTCAAGGATTTCAAAGTGATAATAAAATTGCATAACTAGCATGGTTTATAATGCTATAGCTATTACGAAGCTCAACCATAGCCATCGCCAAATAATATGAAAGATGTAAACAAGAAGAAAGGAGCAGATAAAAAACAAATGAACACAAAAGATATAGTATTGCTTTGTTGGTGGTGCATCGTAATCAAAGTGCAAGAAAAAAAGTTAACATTCGATGGAAAAACACATCACAAAATGGGACaaataacaaaaacaacaaccaAACTTTATCTAAGTGGGGTCGGCTACATGGATTAAATTCCATGATAATGTTCTATTCAAAACCATGCTTCTATCCAATTCATTAATCTAGAGATCTTTCTTAATAGTTTCTCGTCTTATAGTTTTTCTAGGTCTTCCTCAACATAATGGGAAAAAtcaagaaataaaatgaaatttaaaaACCTGCTGTTGCACCTGCACCctttttataaaaataaaaactaagCTGATACTAAAATAGTAAAATTCATCAAATTACACATTCAGAGAAAGACTGCGGTTGCAGCTGCGCcctttttttaaaaataaaaactaagCTGATACTAAAATAGTAAAATTCATCAAATTACGGGGGAAAAGTCACAGATTCAGAAATTACTTGTGGTAGAGGAAGCTGGACAAGAATTCCATGAACTGATGGGTCCTTGTTAAATTTCATGACAGCATTTTGAACATCAGCATCTGCACAA is a window of Lathyrus oleraceus cultivar Zhongwan6 chromosome 6, CAAS_Psat_ZW6_1.0, whole genome shotgun sequence DNA encoding:
- the LOC127093292 gene encoding probable calcium-binding protein CML44 yields the protein MSIYVCLENHHIMFIYPLYPFGESLANMCPLTRNELELIFKKLDLNSDGFVTLEELNQLLKRTGFKFSIEELESLVGVKSLDMSEFMLFYDSINGERKDCDETEEVESDLLKAFKVFDLDGDGFITSKELECVLKRLGMWGEEKDCRSMIYSYDTNLDGKLDFKEFKNMMLLTLKRI
- the LOC127093291 gene encoding bifunctional protein FolD 1, mitochondrial is translated as MRLVAITWLSCLRRHLQTKTRFLHTLKGPQSDQILMSPTLASLDLPDIWTPISPCHSIPAIHKSFNEQTARILDGKLMSAEIRSKIADQVRQMKKNVGKVPGLAVILVGQRRDSVTYVRNKIIACEEVGIKSVVTELPTDCADADVQNAVMKFNKDPSVHGILVQLPLPQHLDEEKLLDAVCLEKDVDGFHPINMGELALSGREPLFIPCTPKACIELLIRSGVKIAGKRAVVIGRSNIVGLPTSLLLQRHHATVTIVHAYTENPEQTTSEADIVVSAAGVPNLVRGNWIKSGATVIDVGTSPVKDSSCEDGYRLVGDVCFEEVIKVASVITPVPGGVGPMTVTMLLVNALDSAKRMLNYT